One Setaria italica strain Yugu1 chromosome I, Setaria_italica_v2.0, whole genome shotgun sequence DNA window includes the following coding sequences:
- the LOC101780561 gene encoding coatomer subunit beta'-2, which translates to MPLRLDIKRKLAQRSERVKSVDLHPTEPWILSSLYSGSVCIWNYQTQTMVKSFEVTDLPVRSAKFIARKQWVVAGADDMFIRVYNYNTMDKVKVFEAHTDYIRCVAVHPTQPFVLSSSDDMLIKLWDWDKGWVCTQIFEGHSHYVMQVTFNPKDTNTFASASLDRTIKIWSLGSPDPNFTLDGHSKGVNCVDYFTGGDRPYLITGSDDQTAKVWDYQTKSCVQTLEGHAHNVSAVCFHPELPIIITGSEDGTVRMWHSTTYRLENTLNYGLERVWALGYMKGSRRVVIGYDEGTIMIKIGREVPVASMDSSGKIIWAKHNEIQTVNIKSVGADNEIADGDRLPLAVKELGSCDLYPQTLRHNPNGRFVVVCGDGEYIIYTALAWRNRSFGSALEFVWSTDGEYAVRESTSRIKIYSKNFQEKKSIRPSFSAERIFGGVLLAMCTNDFICFYDWAECRLIRRIDVNVKNLYWADSGDLVTIASDTSFYILKYNRDVVSSHLDGGGSVGEEGVEDAFELLHEINERVRTGLWVGDCFIYNNSSWRLNYCVGGEVTTLFHLDRPMYLLGYLANQSRVYLIDKQFNVVGYTLLLSLIEYKTLVMRGDFDRANDVLSSIPKEQYDSVARFLESRGMLEEALEIATDTNYRFDLAVQLGQLEIAKAIATEVQSESKWKQLGELAMSTGKLDMAEECLLHAMDLSGLLLLYSSLGDADGITKLASVAKEQGKNNVSFLCFFMLGKLEECLQLLIESNRIPEAALMARSYLPSKVPEIVALWKKDLQKVNPKAAESLADPNEYPNLFDDWQIALNVEATVAPKRGIYPPAEEYMNYAERSNESLVEAFKNMHVDEEVLPDDNEDTVHEVVEDGGVEESQEDAVEVDAEDDVVEESQDDGVEVEAEGSTDGAVLVNGNSSEEQWVLTPEQ; encoded by the exons ATG CCGCTCCGGTTGGATATCAAG AGGAAGCTCGCGCAGAGGTCGGAGAGGGTCAAGTCCGTGGATCTGCATCCGACAGAGCCATG GATTTTGTCAAGTCTGTACTCCGGGAGCGTTTGCATCTGGAACTACCAAACGCAG ACAATGGTGAAATCATTTGAAGTCACGGATTTACCAG TTCGATCAGCCAAATTCATTGCACGAAAGCAATGGGTAGTTGCTGGTGCCGATGATATGTTCATCCGTGTGTACAATTACAATACAATGGATAAGGTCAAGGTTTTTGAAGCTCATACTGACTACATTAGGTGTGTGGCTGTTCATCCCACCCAGCCTTTTGTTCTGTCATCTTCCGATGACATGCTGATTAAGCTATGGGATTGGGATAAAGGCTGGGTGTGCACTCAAATCTTTGAGGGGCATTCTCACTATGTGATGCAAGTCACATTTAACCCAAAAGATACCAACACTTTTGCTAGTGCTTCCCTTGATCGCACAATAAAG ATATGGAGTCTTGGTTCCCCTGACCCTAACTTTACACTAGATGGCCATTCAAAAGGTGTGAACTGTGTTGATTACTTCACTGGTGGTGATCGACCGTACTTAATTACTGGCTCTGATGATCAGACTGCAAAG GTTTGGGATTACCAAACAAAGAGCTGCGTTCAAACACTTGAAGGACATGCACATAATGTGTCTGCTGTATGTTTCCATCCGGAGCTACCTATAATAATTACCGGCTCAGAGGATGGGACGGTTCGAATGTGGCACTCTACCACCTACAG GCTTGAGAACACTCTTAACTATGGCCTTGAACGAGTTTGGGCTTTAGGATACATGAAGGGGTCAAGAAG GGTCGTAATCGGATATGATGAAGGGACAATAATGATAAAAATTGGCCGTGAAGTTCCTGTTGCTAGCATGGACAgcagtggaaaaatcatatggGCAAAGCATAATGAAATCCAAACAGTTAATATCAAGAGTGTTGGTGCGGACAATGAG ATAGCGGACGGTGATCGGTTACCATTGGCCGTGAAGGAGTTGGGAAGCTGTGACCTGTACCCACAA ACCTTAAGGCACAATCCAAATGGGAGATTTGTTGTTGTATGTGGAGATGGAGAGTACATAATATACACAGCATTAGCATGGAGAAACAGATCTTTTGGGTctgcacttgaatttgtttgGTCAACTGATGGAGAATATGCAGTCAGAGAAAGCACCTCCAGGATAAAGATATACAGTAAAAATTTCCAG GAGAAGAAAAGTATAAGGCCGTCATTTTCCGCAGAACGCATATTTGGCGGAGTGTTACTTGCTATGTGTACAAATGACTTCATTTGCTTCTATGACTGGGCGGAATGCAGGTTAATACGCCGGATTGATGTCAATGTGAAG AATCTTTACTGGGCTGACAGTGGCGATTTAGTAACAATTGCAAGTGACACATCATTCTACATTCTGAAGTATAAT AGGGATGTAGTTTCATCTCATTTGGATGGAGGGGGTTCAGTTGGTGAGGAAGGTGTCGAAGATGCCTTTGAACTGCTTCATGAGATCAATGAACGTGTCCGGACTGGGCTATGGGTTGGTGATTGTTTCATCTACAATAATTCTTCATGGAGGCTTAATTACTGTGTAGGAGGAGAG GTCACAACCTTATTTCACTTGGATCGGCCAATGTATTTATTAGGATATCTTGCAAACCAAAGCCGTGTTTATCTTATCGATAAGCAATTTAA TGTTGTTGGGTATACCTTACTCCTTAGTTTGATCGAGTATAAAACACTTGTAATGCGTGGGGATTTTGACCGTGCAAATGATGTTTTATCTTCTATACCAAAGGAGCAATATGACAG TGTGGCACGTTTCTTGGAATCACGGGGAATGTTGGAGGAAGCCCTTGAGATTGCAACAGACACTAATTACAGATTTGACCTGGCTGTGCAGCTTGGTCAACTTGAAATTGCGAAG GCGATTGCTACTGAGGTTCAAAGTGAGTCCAAGTGGAAGCAGCTAGGGGAGTTAGCTATGTCAACTGGAAAG CTTGATATGGCAGAAGAGTGTCTGCTACATGCTATGGATCTCAGTGGTTTGTTGCTTTTGTACTCATCTCTTGGGGATGCTGACGGTATTACAAAATTGGCATCTGTAGCTAAAGAACAAGGAAAGAACAATGTTTCTTTCCTTTGTTTCTTCATGCTAGGAAAATTGGAAGAATGCCTTCAACTGTTAATAGAAAG CAACCGTATTCCGGAAGCAGCATTGATGGCAAGATCTTATCTTCCTAGCAAAGTCCCTGAGATTGTGGCATTATGGAAAAAAGATCTCCAAAAG GTAAACCCAAAAGCAGCAGAGTCATTGGCTGATCCTAACGAGTACCCGAACTTATTTGATGACTGGCAAATTGCTCTCAACGTAGAAGCTACTGTTGCACCCAAAAG GGGTATCTATCCACCGGCAGAGGAATACATGAATTATGCTGAAAGGTCAAATGAGAGTCTAGTGGAAGCTTTCAAAAATATGCATGTAGATGAAGAGGTGCTGCCAGATGATAATGAAGATACTGTTCATGAG GTAGTTGAGGATGGTGGAGTAGAAGAGAGTCAAGAAGATGCTGTTGAGGTTGATGCTGAGGATGACGTAGTAGAAGAGAGTCAAGACGATGGCGTTGAGGTTGAGGCTGAGGGTTCAACTGATGGTGCTGTCCTTGTGAATGGAAATAGTAGTGAGGAACAGTGGG TGCTGACACCTGAGCAATAG